A genomic segment from Actinomadura hallensis encodes:
- a CDS encoding tetratricopeptide repeat protein — protein sequence MTAQSPLGSRGPHVGACPFVEAEREMFHGRGRETREVAEAWKRNRLVVLHGSAGVGKTSLLHAGVVPLLRGEGAHVLPVADLAHRSSFPVAALAEHDPFRLAVLAAWHTPVPPVHVSEVPVGTFLRRDPRMDRFGNALPILGAIDGAEMLLRESKRNERHRQNFLAELAQAMREIPGLHLLLVVRDDMLPETMDVADGLSPAEPTAYSLGPLAPEAAGEVLKSLPCLPTMPRGGITAGALVDELRTVRLQHGVQRTSHVHPVLLQLVHRHFSQRLSEDAEIVPERLRAEVDSALKDFCAQSLSTIAADHSFPASTLFPWFRSAFGGPQGRAGVSVHSCEDVPRAVLHALENSHLIRARTRDGSLYYEVLHPRLAEPITQLGDRAVPIHRPGPPTRLCQAHRALADGDAELARRHAEAAIRACGEGDLRTKANAASFLGDIAYERGDTDAAVARYREAAAIFEAVPDNAAVGWLLAGIGRVLLEHDPGQAVRQLRAAAGRLPHELSIQTALGRALLETGRTHAARAVFEDVLGRDSKNREALHAKRAMSGIG from the coding sequence ATGACAGCGCAGTCTCCTCTCGGCTCACGAGGTCCCCATGTGGGTGCGTGCCCGTTCGTTGAAGCAGAACGGGAGATGTTCCACGGAAGAGGCCGGGAGACTCGCGAGGTCGCCGAAGCCTGGAAACGAAACCGGCTCGTGGTGCTCCATGGGAGCGCCGGTGTCGGCAAGACTTCGCTGTTGCATGCGGGCGTCGTTCCCCTGCTGAGGGGAGAGGGCGCCCACGTACTTCCGGTGGCCGACCTGGCGCACCGGTCGTCGTTCCCAGTGGCGGCACTGGCCGAGCACGATCCCTTCAGGCTCGCCGTACTGGCCGCTTGGCACACCCCTGTGCCGCCGGTCCATGTCTCCGAGGTGCCCGTAGGGACCTTCCTGCGCCGAGACCCCCGCATGGACAGGTTCGGCAATGCGCTGCCGATACTCGGGGCCATCGACGGCGCGGAGATGCTCCTGCGCGAGTCGAAACGCAACGAACGGCATCGTCAGAACTTCCTTGCCGAGCTGGCTCAGGCCATGCGGGAGATACCCGGTCTGCACCTCCTGCTCGTCGTCCGGGACGACATGCTCCCCGAGACGATGGACGTCGCCGATGGGCTGAGCCCAGCCGAGCCCACCGCCTACTCGCTCGGTCCCCTGGCTCCTGAGGCGGCTGGCGAAGTACTCAAGTCGCTTCCTTGCCTCCCGACCATGCCGCGGGGTGGGATCACGGCCGGTGCGTTGGTCGACGAGCTCAGGACGGTGCGGCTGCAGCACGGTGTGCAGCGAACCTCGCACGTCCACCCCGTCCTGTTACAACTGGTTCATCGGCACTTCTCGCAGCGACTGTCCGAAGATGCCGAGATCGTTCCCGAACGTCTGCGCGCCGAGGTCGACTCGGCGCTGAAGGATTTCTGCGCGCAGAGTCTCTCCACGATCGCCGCCGACCACAGCTTCCCGGCGAGCACACTGTTCCCCTGGTTCCGTTCCGCTTTCGGCGGACCGCAGGGGCGTGCGGGCGTCTCCGTTCACTCATGTGAGGACGTTCCCCGAGCCGTGCTCCATGCTCTGGAAAACTCGCATCTCATTCGTGCCCGCACGAGGGACGGAAGCCTGTACTACGAGGTGCTGCACCCCAGACTCGCCGAACCGATCACGCAACTCGGGGATCGCGCCGTTCCCATCCACAGGCCCGGGCCGCCGACGCGACTGTGTCAGGCGCACCGGGCACTGGCCGACGGCGACGCCGAACTCGCGCGCCGCCACGCGGAGGCGGCCATCCGGGCCTGCGGCGAAGGTGATCTCAGGACCAAGGCGAACGCCGCATCCTTCCTCGGCGACATCGCCTACGAGCGCGGTGACACCGATGCGGCCGTGGCGCGCTACCGGGAGGCCGCAGCGATCTTCGAGGCCGTTCCGGACAACGCAGCAGTCGGCTGGCTCCTGGCCGGAATCGGTCGAGTCCTCCTGGAGCACGATCCCGGGCAGGCGGTGCGGCAACTCCGGGCCGCTGCCGGCAGGCTCCCTCATGAGCTGTCCATCCAGACCGCTCTCGGACGTGCGCTTCTGGAAACCGGACGAACCCACGCCGCCCGTGCCGTCTTCGAGGACGTCCTCGGGCGTGACAGCAAGAACCGCGAGGCACTCCACGCAAAGAGAGCCATGTCCGGCATCGGGTGA